The sequence taaaaaaagagtaACCCAAACTGGATAAACCCCTCAGTGCACTGACCGTGACATCTCGGTCCAGCAGTTTCCGGATCCCGTCAAGATCGCGCAGACTGTAGGAAGTGAACTCGTGCTCTTGATTGACATAGACTCGGCCGTCAGTGAGGCAGCCATCAATATTACAGACTAACAACTTCACCACTGTGGACATCCCTTTACCAAAATACCCGAACCTGTCAGGGCAAGAGAGACATGGCGGTTACCCACAATTAGGGGTCACTGCTCCTTATTCATATAGTCAGTGCTGACTTCTAACGGAGAAAGTAATTGGCAAGAACATAATCGCCATCTGTCAGTGGTTTTAATCTCATTACAACAGCACCAGACAAGTGATGGGGTAAATATTAGGCAGCAAGTCAACAGAGCGCTCATCAGGGTGGTGATGTGTGGAAAGACTCTGTGGGATTaggacccccatacacattagtgtaatATTGTCCGAATGAATATTTTCGTCTGGTCCTTCTGTTCTCTTTGGAGATGAGCCACCGCTAGAAGTGTCTAGCAGCGGTTTTCTCCTCCCTGCCCATAGAATACACATAAATGTGCATCCAAGCAAAACGTGTATGTTCTGAGCCAAATGATtgttcagctgacagctattgaaggtgtatgcccgcattttgcggaccgcacatcaccggcaatctcatagaaaatgccttttctggtccgcaattgctatttttttggcggaactgaaaaggaatgggtccgcacctgttctgcaaaattgcggaacagatgcggacgtgtgaatggacccttaaagggttttctgagattttaatactgattacctatcctctggattggtgggagtccgacacctgggacccccacgatcagctgtttgagaagacaccagaCCTCTTTGAGCACTGCCGACTTCTCAAAGCTTACTAAgcatagcgctgtacattgtatagcagttgtgcttggtattgcagctcagccccattcacttctatagggctggcCTGTGCCTAGACCACGTGACCGATAAACTTGTCTTCACTGCCCttggaaaagctggagaaggccgcagtgctcacagTAGCGTCGGTGCCTcctcgaacagctgattggtgggggtcccaggtatatccagaggatagatcatcagtattaaaatctttgaGAAAACTCCTTGTTGCAGACTCACCTTTCACCTTCGCTCTAATTCCCCGCTGGGCCAGAAGTGTGATGTACGGTCCGCACACACATCACTGCATCCAGCCAATCACACCACATTTCTGGTCCTGTGGGGAATGGAAGCAGAGAAGAGAGATTggggctagggatgagcgaatcgacttcggatgaaacatccgaagtcgattcgcataaaactgtcagaatactgtacggagtgagcgtacagtattagaatgtattggctctgatgagccaaagttattactttgcgaagtctcgcgagactttgtttaataacttcagaaatgtatttctactgttaaaaaccttttaccgaactctggttcggttccaaggtaccacttgaaaCTGAACagagttcggtaaaaggtttttaacagtagaaattaatttctgaagttattaccagtaatatcttcggctcatcggagccaatacattctaatactgtacggagcgctcgctccgtacagtattctgacaaagttttatgcaaatcgactttggctgtttcatccaaagtcgatacgctcatccctaattggcgCTGAACCCAGAGCGCTGGTGACTAGCAAGCTTTTACTGCAGCAGTatccatccactacacagtggagaCCTATGTAGTTCAGATATCCGGAGCTGCTGTAAAAAAGCCGATtagtccccccccccacagtcagaCCTACATATTGATGACTACTCTCTCAAGGACcggccatcagtataaaagtctttgaaaaatccctttaatgttAATAGATATTTTCATACGCCTGTTATTTCCATCTCCGAGAAGTCATGGTATGTCAAAGGACCAAGAAGTCCTTTATTTTTCCTTCCatttgaaaaatgtttgaagaactATTTAGTAGATATGACAACACTTAGGTAATGCATATTACATTACAGGAGAAGCCTGCaattgagaggactcctcttaCCTTTTAACCCTTTGTTCTGCAATTGGCCAGTCCAGGTCAATGTCTATGTCGACGCTGTGCTCTGGCTTCATCTCATAATAGGCCATCTTTCCGCCCTGAGAAGAAATAGATCAAAACTACTATCAACAACTTGAGCCACGTACAGAGACTAATGGACTCGTAATAGGACAAGTCCTTACGGTATGATCTATGGGTGAAGTTCTGCTGTGATCTCACCTTAGGCTGCCTCTGAATAAGAGAAGTAAAGAGACACCTACCTGCAGGAGGCCACGAACAATCAGCTCTTTGGTGGCGAAGTAGAAGGAGCCGTTCTCGTAGAGTTCACCCCTCCAGTCCTGGCGACGCGGCCTACGAGCTGGGTTCAGGTTCTCCGCCActgtgaactcacctgtccaaTACATTGTCAGGGGGTCACTCATAGTTGCAAACAGCAGTCTCCCTACTTACTCTGatcactcccccctccccccaatgcaCTCAAAACAAAATCAAGTGTCCTGAGACTTGAAGGGGTTAtcgaacccctataatgacccccataatgcccgggcccctcagataggttatacttacctcaCTCCCCAGGCCCACGTTCCTCCTGCTCCCTGCACGTCTCCCCGTCGCGCAACGGGTTGTTGGTAGCCAATAACGGGCTGCAACGGGGACGAGCCTTCGTAGAATCAcgcgcaatgctagggaggctcgttcctgacgctgcctgctattggctgccctccCCCGTCACGCGGAGCTGGGCAAGTATAACCTATCTGAGGGGCCCAGGCCTTAGGGGGTTAGATAACCCATTTAAGTCTGCAGCCATCACCGGTAAGTTTCTGATCCTTATCACTCACCTCCCCCTACCCCTTACATAGATTATGACGTTGTCAGTGACTAATTTCCATCTTAATAAaccacggatgacatccatgcccCCTTACCTGGAGCTGTCACCTCTCGCCACCGGAACAGGTGATGCCGAACAACAGAAAACACAGAGTCGCAGCCATGAGTGCGGATCATATCCACAACCTTGATAAGATCCGCTGGGTGGAGACACGGAGACGTGGCCTGGATGTTCCCCACGATATCCACCTCTACAGAAGAGAAGAGATTCATGAGAGACCTCAGTGGCTCAAGATGACAGCAGAACTGTAGAACACACAGTACTACCCGGGTGCTAAAGTCAGTGCCATCTATTCACCGCTCCTTGTTCTGAGGACCAATTTACTGCTGAACTTCACCCAGTCATTTTCCTGCCGTTTCTGCTGACATCCAATGATCGGAAAGCTGGATGGGAGCAGTTCAGCAGCATCGCGGGAACCCAAATATCTTTACTGCGCATGTACACACTGcctcccataaaaaaaaatactgttcaCAGCGAGCTCATTAATAGCAGGGAAAGTATATGTGTATTAATAAGGCCTGTACAAGCATCTACagcatgacgcttgtacaggcgccaTTGCGACCTCTggtataggggataactattagaccaCTGGCACCCCCATCGATCGTGGCCTTGTACTCCTgatatgaatggagcggcaggttgAGCAGGCGCCCTGCTGCTCCATCCATTCACTGGAGAGGCAGTGGCTATGCTCAAACTGCGGCTCCATTTACTATGGAGGCCCCCGATTTTCGAGATCTAATAGTTATGTCCCATCCTCTAATCTGAATACCGGTTTAAAGGGAAATCTTTTCTACAGACGCAGAGTTACAGCCACTAAAGCCAACAATGTGTTCAAACGCCTCGACCCCCACAAGTgtagtattagggctcattcagacgactgtTTGAATAAGccagcatccgttctgcaattttgaggaacgggtgcggacccattcatttcaatagggccacaaaagatgcggacagcataccgtgtgctgtccgcatccgtagttccgttacgcggctctgcaaaaaaaatagagcaggtCTTATTCTCGTCTGCAATtgcggcatttctataatgggccaccCATtcggttccgcaaattgcagaaggcacacggacggcatccatgttttgcggatctgcaatttgcagatggCAAAACACAGCGCGTCGTCTAAATGCGCCCTTAGGGTGAGCTCATAAAAACATTTGCCGATCCGAGTGCAGATTCAGTCCCATTTAATGGGGCAAATCCGTGTGGAGCCATCCACTGCGGACACTGCAATAAGTGGCATCTTATCTTCAGCGAATTAACTTTGGTGTATagtcacatttaaatcaatgggacaCTCCTATTAAGCAGTTTGTGATGCAGATTTCAGTGCCAAAACCACACCAAAATTCATGCAAAATAACACCATGAACAGAAAAGTGTCGGTCTTCACTGAGGTTCTGCCATTCCACTTATGAACCAGAAGGAGCAGGATGAGCAGGGCTGAGTAATTAGACTGTGCTACAGTGCATGTGGGAGGTCTTTTACTATAAAGGGTGAGGTGACATCTTTAGCTGCTAGCTTGTAGATGTGACCACTGTCTGAGGGGAGACTGTTGTGCGGAGTACCAGCCGGGggtaactaaggcctctttcacacgggcgaggtgaacgcattgcacccgcactgaatccggacccattcatttctatggggctgtgcacatgagcggtgattttcacgcatcacttgtgcgttgcgtgaaaatcgcagcatgttctattttgtgtgtttttcacgcaacgcaggccccatagaagtgaatggggctgcgtgaaaatcgcaagcatccgcaagcacgtgcagatgcggtgtgattttcacgcacagttgctaggtgacgatcgggatggggacccgatctttattattttcccttataacatggttataaagggaaaataatagcattctgaatacagaatgcatagtacaatagggctggaggggttaaaaaaataataataataatttaactcaccttaatccacttgttcgcgcagccggcatctcttctgtcttcatctttgctgtccaggaggagaaggacctgtggtgacgtcactacacttatcacatggtccgtcacatgatcagcgcagtgacatcaccacaggtccttttcctcaaagaagacagaagagaataagagattattttttttaacccctccagccctattgtactatgcattctgtattaagaataaaatctacacaacaccgatcccaagcccgaacttctgtgaagaagttcgggtttggctatcaaacatgccaatttttctcacgcgcgtgcaaaaggcATTAAAAtgtatcgcgcattttcccgcgacgcactcgcatcttatccggcccaaatccatgatgcccctgtgaaagaggcctaaagctccGAAAGGCTCTAAACCCCTGGAAGACAAACAGCCGCCCACAAGGACCACCCGACAGGCTCCGGGGCAATCGGCACAGGATTATAAGCCGAGCTACAATGATCACAGACCTGGATGATGCTGCAGGAACTCCTGTATGGTCTCCAGGGAGGAGGACGTGTCCTTGGAGACCTCCTCACTCCGCCGATGTACCTGCGCCCCATAGTCTTTTGCTACTTTCTCAATTTCATCGCTGTCTGTAGAAACCCAGACGCTGAAACAAATAAAGAGATCGGTTAAGTTGGCATTAAAATTACAATCACTAGAAAAATTTCCCTGTAAATGAGCGAGAAAATATATGATATCTACCACAATACCAACCGTGGACTACAACTCCAATCATCAGCATATCTGTAATTCTAAAGAAGCACTGGATATTAGATCCTTCTGCTCCAGGGTCACATGGGGGCTGACTGCACAgtaatggtggtgctggtgggGGTCATATGGAGAGGCTGTCTCTacagtaatgggggggggggggggggggggggaatcacaaGGGGAGGCTGACTGCACAgtaatggtggtgctggtgggGGTCATATGgagaggcaatggggggggggatcacaaGGGGAGGCTGACTCCACAgtaatggtggtgctggtgggGGTCATATGgagaggcaatgggggggggggggggaatcacaaGGGGAGGCTGACTGCACAGTAAGGGTGGAGGGGTGACATGGGGCTGTCTCTTTAATAAAGAAGGTTACATGGCTGGCAGTCTGCACAGTAGAGGGGGTCACATGGTAAGCTCTCTCTCTTTGATAGGGGGGTCACATGGTAAGCTCTCTCTCTGATAAGGGGGGTCACATGGTAAGCTCTCTCTCTGATAAGGGGGGTCACATGGTaagctctctctctctttgatagggggggggggtcacatggtaagctctctctctctttgatagggggggtcacatggtaagctctctctctctctctgataagGGGGGGTCACATGGTAAGCTCTctctctgataaggggggggtcaCATGGTAAGCTCTCTCTCTGATAAGGGGGGTCACATGGTAAGCTCTCTCTCTGATAAGGGGGGTCACATGGTAAGCTCTCTCTTTGATAAGGGGGGTCACATGGTAAGCTCTCTCTTTGATAAGGGGGGTCACATGGTAAGCTCTCTCTCTGATAAGGGGGGTCACATGGTAAGCTCTCTCTCTGATAAAAGAGGGTTATATGGTAAGTTCTCTctttgataaggggggggggtcacatggtaagctctctctctctctgataaggggggggccaCATGGTAAGCTCTCTCTCTCTGATAGGGGGCTCACATGGTAAGCTCTCTCTCTGATAGGGGGCTCACATGGTAAGCTCTCTCTCTGATAGGGGGCTCACATGGTATGCTCTCTCTCTCTGATAGGGGGGTCACATGgtatgctctctctctctctgatagGGGGGTCACATGGTAAGCTCTCTCTCTTTGATAGGGGGGGGTCACATGGTAAGCTCTCTCTCTTTGATAGGGGGGGTCACATGGTAAGCTCTCTCTCTTTGATAGGGGGGTCACATGGTaagctctctctctctttgaTAGGGGGGTCACATGgtaagctctctctctctctgatagGGGGGTCACATGGTAAGCTCTctctctgataaggggggggtcaCATGGTAAGCTCTCTCTCTGATAAGGGGGGGTCACATGGTAAGCTCTCTCTCTGATAAGGGGGGGTCACATGGTAAGCTCTCTCTCTGATAAGGGGGGTCACATGGTAAGCTCTCTCTCTGATAAGGGGGGGTCACATGGTAAGCTCTCTCTCTGATAAGGGGGGGTCACATGGTAAGCTCTCTCTCTGATAAGGGGGGGTCACATGGTAAGCTCTCTCTCTGATAAGGGGGGTCACATGGTAAGCTTTCTctctctgataaggggggggggtcacatggtaAGCTCTCTCTCTGATAAGGGGGGTCACATGGTAAGCTTTCTctctctgataaggggggggtcaCATGGTAAGCTCTCTCTCTGATAAGGGGGGTCACATGGTAAGCTTTCTctctctgataaggggggggggtcacatggtaAGCTCTCTCTCTGATAAGGGGGGTCACATGGTAAGCTTTCTctctctgataaggggggggtcacatggtaagctctctctctctctctaaggggGGGTCACATGGTAAGCTCTCTCTCTGATAAAAGAGGGTTATATGGTAAGTTCTCTCTTTGATAAGGGGGGGGAGGTTACATGGTAAGCTCTCTCTCTTTGATAGGGGGGTTATATAGTAAGTTCTCTctttgataaggggggggggaggttacATGGTAAGCTCTCTCTGATAAAGGAGGGTTATATAGTAAGTTCTCTctttgataagggggggggggttacatggTAAGCTCTCTCTCTTTGATAGGGGGGTCACATGATAAGCTCTCTTCTTGGTAACAGGGGTCACCTGGAAGAAGCTCTCTTTGATAGGGGAGGTCACATGATAAGCTCTCTCCTTGGTAACAGGGGTCACCTGGAAGAAGCTCTCTTTGATAGGGGAGGTCACATGGTAAGCTCGCTCTCTTTGATAGGGGAGGTCACATGGTCTCCTTGGTAACGGGGGTCACAGGAGTGATGAAGTTTCCCTCACCTGTCGAAGGCTTCACTGTCCAGCGCCGCCCGCAGCACCCAGGCGATGAGCGGCTTCCCGGCCAGCCTCTTAATGTTCTTGTGGGGAATCCCCTTACTGCCGCCCCGGGCCAGCACCACAGCGGCCAAATGTCCCCTCCTCGGTCCGCAGTCCCCGGAGCCCGAATCTGCTGCCATGTTCCACAAGTCGTGTCAGGAATCATCCACTTCCGTACACGTCAGTTATATGGGGAGTCACGTGGTTGGAGAAAGGCTGGACTGACGCCTCTCGCAGAGCTCATCACGGCACTACCCTCCATCCCGCAGGGACCGGGCGCCTCCGGTTATCCGCATCAGTAGTAGATACTATTGTAATCTTTATTACCAGGGATATATACATTACCCTGCTGCTGAATCAAACCCCGGTGATTAGCATGTCACGTGACATTCACAAGGCAACATGCCCCTGAGGAGCCGGAGTGGAAGTGGCTCTGGCTGTACAATCTCAGTGGCTTTCCAAATATCTACCCAACCCTCATGCAGGCTGCACCCCTAAGCATATACACAACGCAACAAAGACCCCCCTATTTAAGAGACTTACTCCCCATGACATCCCATCCCCCTACAACCCACGCTTACACAGACTAGACAGGATGCCCCACCAAGACTACAGGACAGGGCCCCTATAGCCTTCCCTCAGAACACAGTAcacaccatgatgcccccacccctCCTCACATAATGCATCAGGCACCCCCCACAATTACAGACATGCCTCCatacacctgcagcccatggcccatGACCACACTTCCTCAGATTTGCATCCCATGGTCCCCCTCACCCAGTACGCTACTCAAGTCCAGTCTTCTCTCCGTGTGGCCCCCCAAGTCTCCTTTTCTCTCCATtcgcgcctcccccccccccccaagtcccCTGTTCTCTCTTCATGTGGCCCCTCAACTCCCCTTTTTTCTCCATGTGACAGCCTCCAAGTCCCATTTTCTCTCTCCATGTGCCCCCAGTCCCTTTTTCTCTAATGTAGCTCCCCACAAGTCCCGTTTTCTCTCCATGTGTCCCCCCACACGTCCCTGATTGTCTCCATTTGACCCTAGAAGTTTCCTTTTGTCTCCATGTGGCCCCCAAGTCCCTATCCCTTTCCATTTGGCACCTTCCAAGTCCCCATTTCTCTCTATGTGGCCCCTGTCCCCTTTTCTATCCATATGGCACCCTCCAAGTCCCCTTTTGTCTCCATGTGGCCCCTACAAGCTCTTTTTTCTCTCTTTGTAGCACTGTCCAAGTCCCCTTTTCTCCCCATATGCCCCCACCCACACAAGTCCTCTTTTCTCTCCATGTGGCCCCACACAATATAGGTGACACCTTATTTGATCATTGCCTCTCTGAAAAGAAGTCCACGGCAGTGTTGTGGATAAATGAACTTCTTTACCTGTGACATGGCAACTCCCGCTCTGACAACACACACCAGCGTTCACCTCTCAGGCTAATGGAAGCAGTGCACATTTGGAGCAATGTTCATGTGTATTAAGTCCTAAAAAAGAGCAGGTGAGAGTCcacaaggccactttcacactcgtgtttggtgcggatccatcatggatctgcacaaacgcacccgttcagataatacaactgcatgcatccgttcagaacggatccgtttgtattatctttaacatagccaagacggatcagtcttgaacactgtcaggaatatggattattattaactgtcagccatgtcctcacacccaccatttgccgaaagatagca is a genomic window of Bufo bufo chromosome 1, aBufBuf1.1, whole genome shotgun sequence containing:
- the CMAS gene encoding N-acylneuraminate cytidylyltransferase, producing MAADSGSGDCGPRRGHLAAVVLARGGSKGIPHKNIKRLAGKPLIAWVLRAALDSEAFDSVWVSTDSDEIEKVAKDYGAQVHRRSEEVSKDTSSSLETIQEFLQHHPEVDIVGNIQATSPCLHPADLIKVVDMIRTHGCDSVFSVVRHHLFRWREVTAPGEFTVAENLNPARRPRRQDWRGELYENGSFYFATKELIVRGLLQGGKMAYYEMKPEHSVDIDIDLDWPIAEQRVKRFGYFGKGMSTVVKLLVCNIDGCLTDGRVYVNQEHEFTSYSLRDLDGIRKLLDRDVTVLLISERDIRSSLISNLKLPCEFEVNVTDKRAVLQRWMSKMGLSWIQAAYMGCSDSDVECLKLAGVSGVPAGASTAAKMTDSFTCTQGGGYGAIQEFAEHVISLMDSGR